A genomic segment from Lusitaniella coriacea LEGE 07157 encodes:
- a CDS encoding ATP-dependent Zn protease → MQQTALNILAVSIFLMTLSILLGPLIHLSPTIPAVLTFCVLGIVTVDTLGLKGRGATLLLDGLARFSPEYRDRAVYHEAGHFLVAYLLGIPVKGYTLSAWETLKQGQPGIGGVVVETENLFEGVLSPLELQLLLDRLCTVWMAGIAAEVLRYERAEGGKEDRQQITNALVFFGRSVSESPRKQQWGQLQAKTLIEKHRNAYEALVRGMTERKPVPECYHLIQQHVPDTAQNPS, encoded by the coding sequence ATGCAACAAACTGCTTTAAATATCCTTGCCGTTAGTATCTTTTTAATGACGCTTTCGATTTTACTGGGCCCCCTTATTCACCTTTCCCCGACGATTCCCGCAGTGCTGACATTTTGCGTTTTGGGGATTGTGACTGTGGATACTTTGGGGTTAAAAGGACGCGGCGCAACCTTACTCCTGGATGGGTTAGCTCGTTTTTCCCCAGAGTACCGCGATCGCGCGGTTTATCATGAGGCAGGTCATTTTCTGGTGGCATATTTGCTCGGCATTCCGGTGAAAGGCTATACGCTGAGTGCTTGGGAAACGCTCAAACAGGGACAACCTGGAATTGGAGGCGTTGTTGTCGAAACGGAAAACCTTTTTGAGGGGGTGCTTTCTCCCCTGGAACTTCAGCTTCTCCTCGACCGATTGTGTACGGTTTGGATGGCGGGAATTGCCGCCGAGGTTTTGCGCTATGAGCGCGCGGAAGGCGGAAAAGAGGATCGCCAACAAATCACCAACGCGCTAGTTTTTTTCGGTCGTTCTGTATCAGAATCGCCACGAAAACAGCAATGGGGACAACTTCAAGCGAAAACGTTAATTGAAAAACATCGCAATGCCTACGAAGCGTTAGTTCGAGGGATGACCGAGCGAAAACCCGTCCCGGAGTGCTATCACTTAATTCAACAGCACGTTCCGGATACAGCACAGAACCCATCGTAA